Proteins encoded within one genomic window of Mycolicibacterium aubagnense:
- a CDS encoding mycothiol transferase, translated as MSDTAAARELLRDSFTRLIEHVDEVTDGLTEDVSCWRPTPEANSIAWLLWHSARCQDMQLCDIAGVDQVWTSEGWEQRFALDLPHSAAPGYDIGYGHTPEDVGKVRPPVDLLVGYYRAVHKVTLEYIATVTSEELERIVDRRWNPPVTASARLVSIVDDCAQHLGQAAYVRGIAAHR; from the coding sequence ATGTCTGACACCGCTGCAGCGCGGGAATTGTTGCGCGACTCGTTCACCCGGCTCATCGAGCACGTCGACGAGGTCACCGATGGTCTCACCGAAGACGTGTCGTGCTGGCGTCCGACGCCGGAGGCCAACAGCATCGCGTGGCTGCTGTGGCACAGCGCGCGGTGTCAGGACATGCAGCTGTGCGACATCGCCGGCGTCGATCAGGTGTGGACGAGTGAGGGGTGGGAGCAGCGGTTCGCTCTCGACCTGCCGCACAGTGCTGCCCCCGGCTACGACATCGGGTACGGTCACACGCCCGAAGACGTCGGCAAGGTACGACCGCCGGTCGACTTGCTGGTCGGCTACTACCGCGCGGTGCACAAGGTGACGTTGGAGTACATCGCCACCGTCACGTCGGAGGAACTCGAGCGGATCGTCGATCGCCGCTGGAATCCGCCGGTCACCGCGAGCGCGCGACTGGTCAGCATCGTCGACGACTGCGCGCAGCACCTGGGGCAGGCCGCGTATGTGCGGGGTATCGCCGCGCACAGATGA
- a CDS encoding phosphatase PAP2 family protein — protein sequence MTTEKFVRWWPPVGLVMMALLGWVVGKASTPVDDVFQSAGRAGQPYTGWLLFFTDPRVLLVMLAIAIAITLWHKRWRLAAVIVLTPLLAVFIERGLKELFGRHKGGALAYPSGHTVLMVTVLGVIVAAAGAVLWARLLAGIFVPLGMLGQAFTYHYFTDTVGALLFGSSLVCLAVWAATAMAASRI from the coding sequence ATGACAACTGAGAAATTCGTCCGCTGGTGGCCGCCGGTCGGGCTCGTGATGATGGCCCTGTTGGGCTGGGTTGTCGGCAAGGCTTCCACGCCGGTTGACGACGTCTTCCAGAGCGCGGGGCGGGCCGGGCAGCCGTATACGGGCTGGCTGCTGTTCTTCACCGATCCGCGCGTGCTCCTGGTGATGCTGGCGATCGCGATCGCAATCACGTTGTGGCACAAGCGCTGGCGCCTGGCAGCGGTCATCGTGTTGACGCCACTGCTGGCGGTGTTCATCGAGCGCGGACTCAAAGAGCTGTTCGGCCGGCACAAGGGCGGGGCGCTCGCCTATCCCAGCGGGCATACCGTCTTGATGGTGACGGTGCTGGGCGTGATCGTCGCCGCCGCCGGGGCAGTGCTGTGGGCTCGACTGCTCGCGGGCATCTTCGTACCGCTGGGCATGCTCGGGCAGGCCTTCACCTATCACTACTTCACGGACACCGTCGGCGCGTTGCTGTTCGGGTCCAGTCTGGTGTGCCTGGCGGTCTGGGCTGCGACGGCGATGGCGGCCAGCCGAATTTGA
- a CDS encoding DUF779 domain-containing protein, translating to MPSRALITAEAAELLRALQDQYGPLMFHQSGGCCDGSSPMCYPEGDFIVGDRDVLLAVLDVGPDGVPVWISGPQFEAWQHTQLIIDVVAGRGSGFSLEAPEGKRFLSRGRVFTEAENAELGAQPPVTGAQYAQGARPVTGGTLVVDHVEEACPVPSGVRPRV from the coding sequence ATGCCATCTCGGGCACTGATCACCGCCGAAGCCGCCGAGCTGTTGCGCGCGCTGCAGGACCAGTACGGGCCGTTGATGTTTCACCAGTCCGGCGGTTGCTGCGACGGGTCGTCGCCGATGTGTTACCCCGAAGGCGACTTCATCGTCGGCGACCGGGACGTCCTGCTGGCGGTGCTCGACGTCGGCCCGGACGGCGTACCAGTCTGGATCTCCGGTCCGCAGTTCGAAGCCTGGCAGCACACGCAGCTGATCATCGACGTGGTCGCGGGACGGGGCAGCGGGTTCAGCCTGGAGGCACCCGAAGGCAAGCGCTTCCTGTCGCGTGGCCGGGTGTTCACCGAAGCGGAGAACGCCGAACTGGGCGCGCAGCCGCCCGTCACCGGCGCGCAGTACGCGCAGGGTGCGCGACCGGTGACCGGCGGCACGTTGGTTGTCGACCACGTTGAAGAGGCGTGCCCGGTGCCGAGTGGGGTCAGGCCTCGGGTTTGA
- a CDS encoding VOC family protein, which produces MIDHVGINCSDWAKSKEFYDAVLGVLGYSRQMDFEVAIGYGRDGKPDFWIADASAGDASGPNREVHLAFQAADADVVTTFHDAAVELGAESLHAPRLWPEYHPGYFGAFVRDPDGNNVEAVFHGAAG; this is translated from the coding sequence ATGATCGATCACGTCGGTATCAACTGCAGCGACTGGGCCAAGTCCAAAGAGTTCTACGACGCCGTGCTCGGTGTCCTCGGGTACAGCCGGCAGATGGATTTCGAGGTCGCCATCGGCTACGGCCGCGACGGCAAACCGGACTTCTGGATCGCCGATGCCAGCGCGGGGGACGCCTCGGGTCCGAACCGTGAAGTGCATCTCGCGTTCCAGGCCGCCGATGCCGACGTGGTGACGACATTCCATGACGCCGCAGTCGAACTTGGTGCCGAGTCACTGCACGCGCCGCGGCTCTGGCCCGAGTATCACCCGGGCTATTTCGGTGCCTTCGTTCGCGACCCGGACGGCAACAACGTCGAGGCGGTCTTTCATGGCGCGGCCGGCTGA
- a CDS encoding prolyl oligopeptidase family serine peptidase: MAYGHPTPEGKNDRVSSESLVPEDPHLWLEDVTGDDALAWVREHNEPTIAEFGGERFEQMRTDALEVMDTDARIPYVRRRGEFLYNYWRDAENPRGLWRRTTLDSYRTDAPEWDVLIDLDKLAADEDENWVWAGADVIEPGLNLALIALSRGGADATVVREFDMETRLFVEDGFSLPEAKSSVSWETPDTVLVGTDFGPGAMTDSGYPRIVKRWHRGQPLSEAVTIFEGTASDVSVGAGYDSTPGFERLMVSRSTDFFNRERYELRGDELIRIDVPTDAAISIHREWLLIRPRVEWTVGETTYAAGTLLASRYADYLAGNRDLSVVFEPDDHSSMQNFAWTRDRLLLQTLVDVIGHIELVTPGTWEREDIPGVPEHATTVIVDVDEYGDEIFLDSSGFDSPSRLLWGHAGGAVAEIKRAPGFFDASEVEVSQHFATSADGTRIPYFVVGQRGVTEPRKTLLSGYGGFESSMLPGYAGVLGRLWLTQGGTYVEANIRGGGEYGPRWHTQAIREGRHLVYQDFAAVAADLVRRGITTVDQLAAEGGSNGGLLMGVMLTQYPELFGALVCSVPLLDMKRYHLLLAGASWVAEYGDPDNPDDWEFISKYSPYQNVSADRQYPALLMTTSTRDDRVHPGHARKMTAALEAVGHRVSYYENIEGGHGGAADNSQAAFKAALVYSFLERTIGS, from the coding sequence ATGGCATACGGCCACCCTACGCCGGAGGGTAAGAATGACCGGGTGAGTTCTGAATCTCTCGTTCCGGAAGACCCCCACCTCTGGCTTGAGGACGTCACCGGCGACGACGCCCTCGCCTGGGTGCGCGAGCACAACGAGCCGACGATCGCCGAGTTCGGCGGCGAGCGCTTCGAGCAGATGCGCACCGACGCCCTCGAAGTGATGGACACCGACGCCCGCATCCCCTACGTCCGGCGCCGCGGCGAGTTCCTCTACAACTACTGGCGCGACGCGGAGAACCCCCGCGGGCTGTGGCGGCGCACGACGCTGGACAGCTACCGCACCGACGCCCCCGAGTGGGACGTGCTGATCGATCTGGACAAGCTCGCGGCCGACGAGGATGAGAACTGGGTCTGGGCCGGCGCCGACGTCATCGAGCCCGGGCTGAACCTGGCGCTGATCGCGCTCTCGCGCGGCGGGGCCGACGCCACCGTGGTGCGCGAGTTCGACATGGAGACAAGGCTGTTCGTCGAAGACGGGTTCAGCCTGCCGGAGGCCAAGTCCAGCGTCTCGTGGGAGACGCCCGACACGGTGCTGGTTGGCACCGATTTCGGGCCTGGCGCCATGACCGACTCGGGGTACCCGCGGATCGTCAAGCGGTGGCACCGCGGGCAGCCACTGTCGGAGGCCGTGACGATCTTCGAAGGCACGGCCTCGGACGTCAGTGTCGGCGCGGGCTACGACAGCACACCGGGTTTCGAGCGGTTGATGGTGTCGCGGTCCACCGACTTCTTCAACCGCGAACGCTACGAACTCCGCGGCGACGAACTGATCCGCATCGACGTACCCACCGATGCCGCGATCTCCATCCACCGGGAGTGGCTGCTGATCCGGCCCCGAGTCGAATGGACCGTCGGTGAGACGACGTACGCGGCGGGGACGCTGCTCGCCTCGCGCTACGCCGACTACCTCGCCGGAAACCGGGACCTGAGTGTGGTTTTCGAGCCCGACGACCACAGCAGCATGCAGAACTTCGCGTGGACCCGCGACCGGCTGCTGCTGCAGACGTTGGTCGACGTCATCGGCCACATCGAACTCGTCACCCCTGGCACGTGGGAGCGCGAGGACATTCCGGGCGTGCCCGAGCACGCCACCACGGTCATCGTCGACGTCGACGAGTACGGCGACGAAATCTTCCTGGACTCAAGCGGATTCGACAGCCCGTCGCGCTTGCTCTGGGGACATGCCGGCGGCGCGGTGGCCGAGATCAAGCGGGCGCCGGGGTTTTTCGACGCCTCCGAGGTCGAGGTGTCGCAGCACTTCGCGACCTCAGCTGACGGCACCCGCATCCCGTATTTCGTTGTGGGACAACGCGGTGTCACGGAGCCGAGGAAGACGCTGCTGAGCGGCTACGGCGGCTTCGAGTCATCGATGCTGCCCGGCTACGCCGGCGTGCTCGGCCGGTTGTGGCTGACCCAGGGCGGCACCTACGTCGAGGCCAACATCCGCGGCGGCGGTGAATACGGCCCCCGCTGGCACACGCAGGCGATACGCGAGGGCCGCCACCTGGTCTACCAGGACTTCGCCGCTGTCGCAGCCGATCTGGTGCGGCGCGGCATCACGACTGTCGACCAGCTCGCCGCCGAGGGTGGCAGCAACGGCGGGCTGCTGATGGGCGTCATGCTCACGCAGTACCCGGAGTTGTTCGGCGCTCTGGTGTGCAGCGTGCCACTACTGGACATGAAGCGGTATCACCTGTTGCTCGCCGGTGCGTCGTGGGTGGCCGAATACGGCGACCCCGACAACCCCGACGACTGGGAGTTCATCTCGAAGTACTCGCCGTACCAGAACGTTTCGGCCGATCGGCAGTACCCGGCGCTGCTGATGACCACCTCCACGCGCGACGACCGGGTACACCCCGGCCACGCGCGGAAGATGACGGCAGCGCTCGAGGCCGTCGGCCACCGCGTCAGCTACTACGAGAACATCGAGGGCGGACACGGCGGAGCCGCGGACAATTCGCAGGCCGCGTTCAAGGCCGCGCTGGTGTATTCGTTCCTGGAGCGGACCATCGGCTCGTGA
- a CDS encoding aldehyde dehydrogenase family protein, whose translation MTATSDVQSPGSGTIYDPATGAIAGTVRWTDLDDVPRIAAGLRAAQREWEARGPQGRAKVLARFAVWLNDHRDEVEALLVRETGKSMVDAKVEIPLAILIISYVVKTMEKALAPDTRPAPMPMLSIKKITVHYRPRPVVGIIAPWNYPVANALMDAIGALAAGCAVLLKPSERTPLTAELLLRGWTDSGAPEVLALAQGAREVSEAVIDNADFIQFTGSTATGRKVMERAARRLTPVSLELGGKDPMIVLEDADVELAANAAVWGAMFNAGQTCVSVERVYVLEPAYDAFVEAVVKAVQNLKVGAGEGHHLGAQIDASQVDITERHVNEALAAGARALTGGKRPDGPGSFYPPTVLVDVDHSMACMTEETFGPTLPIMKVATVGDAVRLANDSPYGLSATVFSGDVKRAKDVALQLDCGAVNINDVLANLMCTTAPMGGWKASGIGARFGGADGMRKFCRQETVVEPRTSAGAGGNYYHNSMKALARMNTVLTKVSLIRSKRTAK comes from the coding sequence ATGACCGCTACGTCTGACGTCCAGTCGCCGGGTTCCGGCACCATCTACGACCCTGCCACCGGTGCCATCGCAGGAACCGTGAGGTGGACGGACCTGGACGACGTACCTCGCATCGCCGCCGGCCTGCGCGCTGCGCAGCGGGAGTGGGAGGCCCGCGGGCCGCAGGGGCGGGCGAAGGTGCTGGCGCGTTTTGCGGTGTGGCTGAACGATCACCGCGATGAGGTCGAAGCCCTGCTGGTCCGCGAGACCGGTAAGTCGATGGTCGACGCGAAGGTCGAAATCCCGTTGGCGATCCTGATCATCTCGTACGTGGTCAAGACCATGGAGAAGGCGTTGGCACCGGATACCCGGCCGGCGCCGATGCCCATGTTGTCGATCAAGAAGATCACCGTGCACTACCGTCCGCGTCCGGTGGTCGGCATCATCGCGCCGTGGAACTACCCGGTCGCCAACGCACTGATGGACGCCATCGGGGCGCTCGCGGCCGGCTGCGCCGTGCTGCTCAAGCCGTCCGAGCGGACCCCGCTGACCGCCGAGTTGCTGTTGCGCGGTTGGACCGACTCCGGTGCGCCCGAGGTGCTCGCGCTGGCGCAGGGCGCCCGCGAGGTGTCCGAGGCCGTCATCGACAACGCTGACTTCATCCAGTTCACCGGCTCCACGGCCACCGGGCGCAAGGTCATGGAGCGCGCGGCTCGCCGTCTCACCCCGGTCAGCCTCGAACTCGGTGGCAAGGACCCGATGATCGTGCTCGAGGACGCCGATGTGGAGTTGGCCGCGAACGCCGCGGTCTGGGGCGCGATGTTCAATGCCGGGCAGACCTGTGTGTCCGTCGAGCGTGTGTACGTGCTGGAGCCGGCGTACGACGCGTTCGTCGAGGCCGTCGTCAAGGCGGTGCAGAACCTGAAGGTGGGCGCCGGCGAGGGGCACCACCTGGGCGCACAGATCGACGCGAGCCAGGTGGACATCACCGAGCGGCACGTCAACGAGGCGCTGGCTGCCGGTGCCCGGGCGCTGACCGGCGGCAAGCGCCCCGACGGGCCGGGCAGCTTCTACCCGCCGACGGTGCTCGTCGACGTCGACCATTCGATGGCGTGCATGACCGAGGAGACGTTCGGCCCGACCCTGCCGATCATGAAGGTCGCCACCGTCGGTGACGCGGTGCGCCTGGCCAATGACAGCCCGTACGGGTTGAGCGCCACCGTGTTCTCCGGCGACGTGAAGCGGGCCAAAGATGTTGCACTGCAGCTTGATTGCGGTGCCGTGAACATCAACGACGTGCTGGCCAACCTGATGTGCACCACTGCGCCGATGGGCGGCTGGAAGGCGTCGGGCATCGGCGCCCGCTTCGGTGGAGCGGACGGGATGCGCAAGTTCTGTCGCCAGGAGACGGTGGTGGAGCCGCGCACCAGCGCAGGCGCCGGCGGCAACTACTACCACAACTCGATGAAGGCGCTGGCCCGCATGAACACCGTGCTGACCAAGGTGTCGTTGATCCGGTCGAAGCGCACCGCCAAGTAG
- a CDS encoding N-acyl-D-amino-acid deacylase family protein produces MNAAGAAYDIVIRGGLIVDGLGGTPFRGDIAVQDGSIVAVGTVEGTGTREIDATGKLVTPGFVDLHTHYDGQAIWSDRMTPSSAHGVTTAVMGNCGVGFAPCRPDDHDVLVDVMAGVEDIPGVVMVDGLPWTWETFPEFLDAVDAGRRDIDVAAFLPHSPLRVYVMGQRGVDREPATPEDLALMRKLAAEAVEVGALGFASSRLTLHKTAGGQPIPSHDAAQVEIEAIARGIEDGGGGLIQFVPDLLSGDYEVALKTVFDVAADVGLPVTFTLAVGNAGPATFEDALRMVEKANTDGGSISAQIFPRPIGLVIGLELSGNPFVLYPSYREIADLPLAERVAEMRKPEVRQRILNDTAAADGHPLMFAAQAWDYMFPLGTPPNYEPAQSDSIAARAAARGVSPLEEAYDRVLDDDGHAMLLVTLANFRDGSLDTVGELIQRDDVILGLGDGGAHYGMICDASFPTYLLTHWVRDRAAGRLDLAHAVKELTSVPARVAGLADRGRIAVGYKADLNVIDHDTLTLHKPTIEHDLPAGGRRLDQTADGYVATIVSGEIIAENGVPTAARPGRLVRGRQPAPAAQAAAPA; encoded by the coding sequence ATGAACGCAGCAGGCGCGGCCTACGACATCGTCATTCGGGGCGGACTCATCGTCGACGGGCTGGGCGGCACGCCCTTCCGTGGCGATATCGCAGTTCAGGACGGGTCCATCGTGGCCGTCGGCACTGTCGAGGGCACCGGCACCCGCGAGATCGACGCCACCGGCAAGCTCGTCACACCCGGCTTCGTGGACCTGCACACCCACTACGACGGACAGGCCATCTGGTCGGACCGGATGACCCCGTCGTCCGCTCACGGCGTAACGACGGCGGTCATGGGCAACTGCGGTGTCGGCTTCGCGCCGTGCCGCCCCGACGATCACGACGTACTCGTCGACGTGATGGCCGGCGTCGAGGACATCCCCGGAGTGGTGATGGTCGACGGCCTGCCGTGGACCTGGGAGACCTTCCCCGAATTCCTGGATGCGGTTGACGCGGGACGCCGCGACATCGACGTCGCCGCATTCCTGCCGCACTCCCCGCTGCGGGTGTACGTGATGGGGCAGCGCGGCGTAGACCGCGAGCCTGCCACCCCCGAGGACCTCGCGCTGATGCGCAAGCTCGCCGCCGAGGCCGTGGAGGTCGGTGCGCTGGGTTTCGCGTCGTCGCGGCTGACGCTGCACAAGACCGCTGGCGGGCAGCCCATCCCGAGCCATGACGCGGCACAGGTGGAGATCGAGGCCATCGCCCGCGGCATCGAAGACGGCGGCGGCGGGCTGATCCAGTTCGTGCCCGACCTGTTGTCGGGCGACTACGAGGTCGCGCTCAAGACCGTGTTCGACGTCGCGGCCGACGTCGGGCTGCCCGTCACGTTCACGCTGGCGGTCGGCAACGCCGGGCCGGCGACATTCGAGGACGCGCTGCGCATGGTCGAGAAGGCCAATACCGATGGCGGTTCGATCTCGGCCCAGATCTTTCCCCGGCCGATCGGCCTCGTCATCGGCCTGGAGCTGTCCGGCAATCCGTTCGTGCTGTATCCCTCATATCGCGAGATCGCCGACCTGCCGTTGGCAGAGCGCGTCGCCGAAATGCGCAAACCCGAAGTACGCCAGCGGATTCTGAACGACACCGCGGCCGCCGACGGCCACCCGCTGATGTTCGCGGCACAGGCGTGGGACTACATGTTCCCACTGGGCACTCCTCCGAATTATGAACCGGCACAGTCGGATTCGATCGCCGCACGGGCTGCCGCCCGCGGCGTCAGCCCACTCGAAGAGGCCTACGACCGGGTCCTCGACGACGACGGGCACGCCATGCTGCTGGTCACCCTCGCCAACTTCCGGGACGGTTCGCTCGACACCGTGGGCGAACTGATCCAGCGCGACGACGTCATCCTGGGCCTCGGCGACGGCGGCGCGCACTACGGAATGATCTGCGACGCTTCATTTCCCACGTACCTTCTGACGCACTGGGTGCGCGACCGGGCCGCCGGCCGGTTGGACTTGGCACACGCGGTGAAGGAGCTGACGTCGGTACCGGCGCGCGTCGCGGGCCTGGCCGACCGTGGCCGAATCGCGGTGGGCTACAAGGCCGATCTCAACGTGATCGACCACGACACCCTGACGCTGCACAAGCCCACCATCGAACACGACCTGCCCGCCGGTGGGCGTCGCCTGGACCAGACCGCCGACGGCTACGTCGCGACCATCGTGTCCGGCGAGATCATCGCCGAGAACGGCGTGCCGACGGCGGCGCGGCCGGGACGTCTGGTCCGTGGCCGTCAACCCGCGCCGGCAGCTCAGGCAGCCGCGCCCGCGTGA
- the ppk2 gene encoding polyphosphate kinase 2: MTLDTATANGYAVRDDDDDDPELVLLPSGEVVDTWREGYPYDDRMKRDEYEEQKRLLQIELLKLQKWSQANGHRHVIVFEGRDAAGKGGTIKRFMEHLNPRGARVVALEKPTEKERTQWYFQRYVNHLPAAGELVLLDRSWYNRAGVERVMGYCTPKQHAEFVRQAPLFEQMLVNDGISLTKLWFSVTQAEQRTRFTIRQVDPVRQWKLSPTDLASLDKWDAYTTAKEEMFAWTDTEVAPWTVVKSNDKKRARINAMRHVLGKFDYDNKDHEVVGHADPLIVGRALSD; encoded by the coding sequence GTGACCCTCGACACCGCTACCGCCAACGGCTATGCCGTTCGCGATGACGACGACGACGATCCCGAGTTGGTACTGCTGCCCAGTGGGGAAGTGGTCGACACCTGGCGTGAGGGCTATCCGTACGACGACCGCATGAAGCGGGATGAATACGAAGAGCAGAAGCGGTTGCTGCAGATCGAACTGCTGAAGCTGCAGAAGTGGAGCCAGGCCAACGGCCACCGCCACGTCATCGTGTTCGAAGGCCGGGACGCCGCCGGCAAGGGCGGGACCATCAAGCGGTTCATGGAGCACCTCAACCCGCGCGGCGCCCGCGTCGTCGCGCTGGAGAAGCCGACGGAGAAGGAACGTACCCAGTGGTACTTCCAGCGCTACGTGAACCATCTGCCGGCCGCCGGTGAGCTCGTGCTGCTCGACCGCTCCTGGTACAACCGGGCCGGGGTCGAGCGGGTGATGGGCTATTGCACGCCCAAGCAGCACGCTGAATTCGTCCGTCAGGCACCGCTTTTCGAGCAGATGCTGGTCAACGACGGCATCAGCCTCACCAAGCTGTGGTTCTCGGTGACCCAGGCGGAGCAGCGCACGCGCTTCACCATCCGGCAGGTCGACCCGGTGCGCCAGTGGAAGCTCTCACCCACAGATCTGGCCTCGCTCGACAAGTGGGACGCCTACACCACGGCCAAGGAAGAGATGTTCGCGTGGACCGACACCGAGGTCGCGCCGTGGACTGTGGTGAAGAGCAACGACAAGAAGCGCGCCCGGATCAACGCCATGCGCCATGTTCTCGGTAAGTTCGACTACGACAACAAGGACCATGAGGTGGTCGGGCACGCCGACCCGCTGATCGTGGGACGGGCGCTGTCCGACTGA
- a CDS encoding cyclopropane mycolic acid synthase family methyltransferase, which produces MSNSLMPHFSDVQAHYDLSDEFFRLFLDPTQTYSCAYFVRDDMTLQEAQLAKIDLALSKLGLLPGMKLLDIGCGWGSTMLRAIERHDVDVIGLTLSMNQAAHVQRTFDRMNSSRSREVRLQGWEQFNERVDRIVSIGAFEHFGPDRYPEFFRRTYAAMPPDGVMLLHTICGFDFREARALGIPLTFEFARFVKFLMTDIFPGGRLPIIPVVEQLATDAGYTVSRKQSLQPHYATTLDIWAQNLAEHRNEAIEIQSQEVYDRYQKYLTGCAQLFRNKQADVVQFTLEK; this is translated from the coding sequence ATGTCAAACTCCTTGATGCCGCACTTCAGCGATGTGCAGGCGCACTACGACCTGTCTGATGAGTTCTTCCGGCTGTTCCTCGATCCGACCCAGACCTACAGCTGCGCCTACTTCGTGCGCGACGACATGACGCTGCAGGAAGCACAGCTGGCGAAGATCGATCTCGCGCTCAGCAAGCTCGGCCTCTTACCGGGCATGAAATTGCTGGACATCGGCTGCGGATGGGGCTCGACCATGCTGCGTGCCATCGAACGCCACGACGTGGATGTCATCGGCCTGACGTTGTCGATGAACCAGGCGGCTCATGTCCAGCGCACCTTCGACCGGATGAACTCCAGTCGCAGCCGCGAGGTCCGGCTACAGGGCTGGGAGCAATTCAACGAACGGGTCGACCGGATTGTCTCGATCGGTGCTTTCGAGCATTTCGGGCCCGATCGTTACCCGGAATTCTTCCGGCGGACGTACGCGGCCATGCCGCCCGACGGCGTGATGCTGCTGCACACCATCTGCGGTTTCGATTTCCGGGAAGCCAGAGCACTCGGGATACCGCTGACCTTCGAATTCGCCCGATTCGTGAAGTTTCTGATGACGGACATCTTCCCGGGTGGCCGACTGCCGATCATCCCCGTGGTGGAGCAGCTCGCGACCGATGCCGGATACACCGTCAGCCGAAAACAGTCACTGCAGCCGCATTACGCCACGACCCTCGACATCTGGGCGCAGAACTTGGCGGAACACCGGAACGAGGCCATCGAAATCCAGTCGCAAGAGGTCTACGACCGCTACCAGAAGTATCTGACCGGGTGCGCGCAACTGTTCCGCAACAAACAGGCCGACGTCGTCCAGTTCACCTTGGAGAAGTAG
- a CDS encoding cyclopropane mycolic acid synthase family methyltransferase, translating into MTESTPTTTQLQPHFEDIQAHYDISDDFFGLFQDPSRTYSCAYFEPPGLSLEDAQVAKIDLNLDKLNLEPGMTLLDIGCGWGATMRRAVERYDVNVIGLTLSKNQFAYTKRLLDGVDSTRTRELQLHGWEQFHRSVDRIVSIEAFEHFGFDRYDDFFKNCFDILPTGGRMVIQSSTGYHPYDLNRRGKALTFETARFIKFMVTEIFPGGRIPTADMMVEHGRKAGFDVPECLSLRPHYIQTLGIWADTLEAHREQALAIASDEVYQRYMRYLRGCQHYFTDEMLDVNLVTYVKPEA; encoded by the coding sequence ATGACCGAAAGCACCCCCACCACAACGCAATTGCAGCCGCACTTCGAAGACATCCAGGCCCACTACGACATCTCCGACGACTTCTTCGGGCTGTTCCAGGACCCAAGCCGCACCTATAGCTGTGCGTACTTCGAACCGCCCGGCCTCAGCCTCGAAGACGCCCAGGTGGCGAAGATCGACCTGAACCTCGACAAGCTGAACCTGGAACCGGGAATGACGCTGCTGGACATCGGCTGCGGCTGGGGTGCGACCATGCGCCGTGCCGTCGAACGGTACGACGTCAACGTCATCGGCTTGACCCTGTCCAAGAATCAGTTCGCGTACACCAAACGACTGCTGGACGGCGTCGACAGTACGAGGACGCGGGAGCTGCAGCTCCACGGCTGGGAGCAGTTCCACCGGTCGGTGGACCGCATCGTCTCCATCGAGGCCTTCGAGCACTTCGGCTTCGACCGGTATGACGACTTCTTCAAGAACTGCTTCGACATCCTGCCCACCGGCGGCCGGATGGTGATCCAGAGCAGCACCGGCTATCACCCCTACGATCTGAACCGGCGCGGCAAGGCCCTGACGTTCGAGACCGCCCGCTTCATCAAGTTCATGGTCACGGAGATCTTTCCGGGCGGGCGGATCCCGACTGCCGACATGATGGTCGAGCACGGCAGGAAAGCAGGATTCGACGTGCCGGAATGCCTGTCACTGCGTCCGCACTACATCCAGACTCTCGGCATCTGGGCCGATACGTTGGAGGCGCATCGCGAGCAGGCCCTCGCCATCGCCTCGGACGAGGTCTACCAGCGCTACATGCGGTACCTGCGTGGGTGCCAGCACTATTTCACCGATGAGATGCTCGACGTCAATCTGGTGACCTACGTCAAACCCGAGGCCTGA